gccgaatattcgcaattattttgtattgtaaaatatcaagaatattctgagccaatcagagtgctccttccgcatttgccgaatattcgcaattattttgtattgtaaaatatcacgaatattctgagccaatcagagtgctcctacagcatttgtcgaaattgcgcaataaatatcgcattcgcatgttgcgatatttcgataaaatatcacgaatattctgagccaatcagagcgctcctccagcatttctcgaaattgcgcaataaatatcgcattcgcatgttgcgatatttcgataaaatatcacgaatattctgagccaatcagagtgctcctaccgcagttatcaaaaaatcgcaattattttcgcattcgcaatagcgaaaaatcgcaattatttactttcgataaaatatcacgaatattcgaatttagcgaatatatctcgaatattcgaatatatattcgagatatatcgcgaaatcgaatatggcatattctgctcaacactactcaaaACCCCTGCCCGCTGAccaagtatcgggtcaggcatctGGAGCATTtatgcgagtacaagtactcgcacaaatgctctgtatcggtcccgatactgatatTAGTATCGGTcctaataccgatactagtatcgggacaaccctaatcttaACCTAACTACTGCAATACTCAACTTGAGTGCATAACGCACACCCAATTCAAACTTTTCGTTCAGCTCCTTACAGCTGCAAAGTAAACGATAGCAAAAGCATGGAAATCTCCTTCATTTGTGGTAGCTGAGATGGAAAGTATGATGCACAATTCCATGATTCATGCTAAAATGATGGCTATAGAAAGGGATCAGATCCCCAAATTCTAAAATGATGGCACCCATGGGTGAAATACCACTTACCATCAACCTTTGACGAAAATGTTCTCCTGCCATGGTAGATGATTTTTGAATAACCATATTATATCTCGTGATGGCTTTTGGGTCAACCCGGTGGActcccctcccctttcttctcttttctgctctctctttttctttactATAATACATTTTCACCCCCCAATCCTTATAATTATTTTGAAGCTCTTGATCCTTCAGACTATAACTTTCTTTCTCAACTTACCTATACTAATTTCAGTTGTTCTGGTTAGACATTTTTATAACAGAGagggggttatttccgaaaggcaaatccactttgcactacaagtgcaaactacaagtgcaacgtgcacttgaaattgcactgaaagtgcacttggaagtacaggcGTAAAAAGCAGCAttatagcttgcacatgattggataataaaattacCAAAGCTAATTCCAAAATTgataaatttgaaaattgaaaaattctaaatttcgaaaattgaaaaattctaaattcgaaaattgaaaaatttgaaattgatcaacccctcagatttacagcaactgtacttccaagtgcactttcagtgcattttcaagtgtgctttgcacttgtagtttgcacttgtagtgcaaagtgcatttgccttttgtaaataacccccattgtgttctcaTATGACTCTTTACACTTCAGGTTATGCTTTGAAGTCTATCAACACAAATTGTAACAAGCTTCATTCCTTCATTCCTTTTGTCATATTTTGTTTAATGAATGAATATATCTGTTATGCCTTTTTATGAACTTaataaaaccactttaaaggaaacaAATGCATTGCATAGAGACAATTCCACAGCTCTCCTTGAAGGTTATTTTGAATCTTTTACTGCAGGTGACTTTAGGGGAGACGTGTTGATTGACATCAGTATTGGTCCCATGATACATCATCTTTATGCAGCGCAGGAATATTTTAGAAATATCATCCTTCTCAAGCCTACTGAGCACTGTATTGTAGAAGTAAAAAAATGGACAGACAGCCGAACCGGAGCATTTGATTGGTCACACACCACTACACTTGCTACAGAATTGGCAGGAAAGAGGTGAAGTATCTGCCAGTGTACCTGGTGTGATGAACTAGTAGCGTTGGGAGGAGGATCAGACctaatttttaaaacatttgtaatttaatttttgtatttaattattaataatattaataattatttactTATTGTATTTTTAATTAGCCTTTTCAATTTGTGAGAAGATTTGAAAATCAGGTGATAATATTACGAGGGGAAAAGTTATGTTAACCTAGGATAAAACGCCTTTCACGCCTAGGATAAAACAAACCTAAATGCCTAAGCCTTCTTTTGCAATTTTTAcgtgttagtaaaaccgtacatatcatcaaTACTTTGTGCATTCAGGTGATTATACCTTGTTCTTTtttaggacaaattgggctttcatatGGTGGTAAATgttaatggatatctcctgatatttttttattattattattattatcaaaggaaaactagccaaaaatagtaaaaaaaaacacatattcttAAATATAACTATATATTTCTTGTTACTACCATAACTTACCACCAAAGAactacccaaaataaattctccttctcctgacgatcgcagcgatacatCATATGTATATGTTATGTTGTTTTTACCCGTAGGACAGCCCAAAAACAATAGtacgcattttgcttttttttaaaaaaactgcctaaacctacctaaaacacactgggccagattcagctagatccgcgcaatatttgcgtgggcaaagggcaacgatttttgctctgcgcccacgcaaatattttgatatgcccgcgattcacggagcagtagctccgtaaattgcgcgggcgatatgctaaatagcccggcgtaagggcgcctaatgtaaatgattccgccgggggcgggaatcatttaaattaggcgcgctcccgcaccgagcgaacagcgcatgctccgtcgggaaactttcctgacgtgcattgcggcaaatgacgtcgcaaggacgtcatttgcttctaagtgaacgtgaatggcgtccagcgccattcacgaatcacttacgtaaacgacgtgaaatttaaatttcacgagcgggatgggcggctatactttagcattggctgcccctgctatagcaggagcaaccttgcgctaaagtcgccgtacggaaactccgtaccttgcgtgcgcagggcccgcgcaacttttgtgaatcggtggtagtatgcaatttgcatactatacgccgatcacaatggcctcgccccctagcggccaacgcaagaatgcagcctgagatatgaaggcataaggaggcttatgtctgtcatatcctaggctgcagtccgcgtagcgatgttcctgaatcaggggcatttgctacgcgggagcaaaacagctattgcgccgcgcaacctatggttgcgcgggcgcaatagcttcctgaatctggcccattgacactGACTGACGCtgatactaatttaaaaaaaatcctgaccaaaacactaaccctggcactgacctactGTAGTTCACACCTCGATCCAGgtatttttgttcattttttttttcacactttttttctaTCTCTGCAAGGACAGATAACGATACAATATATCTCTCTTGTCCATTCACAGAGACAAAAAACACGGGGACGGGATTCACAGTGACGAAACACTGATAGATAGCCATTTtagaggctatcacagcgatcaggtgacccagAATTGATCGTTCCGAGTCCCAATCATTAGAACAGGGCCCGGGGCTCTCAGGGAGACCCAgatctctgtgctgggagcgcgcCATGCAACGCGCTTCCAGTATGAAGGGAgatacgcaaatatgcggccccacgggaaaaagcccagtccagtggGGTTGCATATTTGCGTACGGTTGGTGTGAAGGTGTTAATAATGCATTAATACTCCACTAACATCAAATGTAATACTGCTAGAAGAATCTTTTTATTGGGTGTGCAGCATATAACCCCCAGCAAAAAGCAGTGAAGGGAATTGGTGGTTAGTGGCTAGCTGTAAGTGCTTTATCACTATGGTAAATGGTTGGAGTCGACACTCTTCCAGTGATATCTGAACGTCTCTTCTACAGCTCAGAAATGTTAACGGTATTCACCAGCTCAGACCTAATATACTCAATACCTCTCAGAATATCAGTTAAATGCTTTATGTGACACGGGATGTGCTTCTTCCTTTCAGTGACCAATGTGAGGAGAAGGAAGTCAGACTCAGGGCTGCTATTACACATGTTGTAAAATTCGATCTCAACAAGGAAAATCTCACAGACCCAATTGGGCTACCACAAGCCGACTGCCTTCTGTTCTGGTGTATTCCGGAAGCCATCAGCAAAGACCTTGAAGAATTTGTGAGAAACTTCAGGAAATTCTCAAAGCTTCTAAAACCTGGCGGGCGCATTATGTATTATGGAGGTTTAAATTGTACATTCTATTTGGTTGGGGGAGAGAAGTTCCATTTAGTAAAGTATAATGAAAGTGACTTGAGAAGTATACTCAGTAATGAGGGGTTTGTTATCACCCATTTGGAGGTTTCCCAAAGAAAGGCTGTGACTGATCTGTCTGATTTTGATTCAGTTGTGTTCTGTACAGCTTATAAAGAACAGAagatttaggcctcattcacaccatggggctgatttaccaagcctttgctccatgactcatggagcaaaagcaggagtagcagccgttttgacatttactaaagaaatacgctgctagtgcagtgtatttccttagttactaaagtgctcagtgcacccaggagagggcgcatggtgcgcctgtatagacctggcgcacggcatattaaaatgtaaattgcggggattCGGGGCGGGAAtttattaggggagggaggggggtgatgcaggggagatgtagtgacatgtgtttgaatgtgtttggcgggccgaattgaaactGAAAATGATTTTAGGGAACCGATCCCCATACTCTTagacagtgcgcctgaacctcgggaggttaattttcatactgggcatgcgtacagagaaatttcggagattcctgtgcgccttgtcagtacgccgagaaaatcttggtaaataccaagcggcgtacccgtaattgcgctgcgtgacacggcgcacgggaatctacgacctgttttcagcctgcgctgaccatgaaggggaactccgcgccaaatttcaaacaggaaaccggcgcgggtccccctccaggggtacattaggctcctcggcttggtctggaacgtgaggggttaaacccgcgccgaaaaccagcgcggggttccccccagatccagaccaagccctcatcccaagcacgcagtctgacccggacaggaatgggggtggggacgagcgagcgcccccccctcctgagccgtaccagaccgcatgccctcaacatgggggagtgtgtgctctgagggaggggggcactgccccaccaccccaaagcactcttgtcctcatgtcgatagggacaagagcctcttcccgacaacccttgccattggttgtcggggtatgcaggcgggggataatcggaatctgcgagccccctttaataagggagcccccagatgccggccccccaccctatgtgaatgagtatggggtacatcgtacccctacccattcacctgggggctTCGCCGATTTCTGCCGGGAGAGGGCGCCATCCCACCCCGGTCttatccggtgccttccgccggggccccccaacccatttaagctctttaacattagggggggcatctgccgggggatggcgcctatcccccggtctttccggtgccttccgccagggctccggtcttgttcctcgtcttctgccgggggtgcgccaactccctggtcttttctctgctgtcttggcattccctcttctgcctatctcctccgggagcccagggcttgtctccgctgtcttctctgttccctcttctgcctggctcctccgggagcccagggcttgtctctgctgtcttctcccttctcttccattcgatgttgacacaacgaggtcccgcgctggaatgccgtctgagcggtgggcatcgagttatatagggcaatgccaccatgtgacctcaacccatgtgacatcacattccctgggcatgatgggaatgtgatgtcacatgggttgaggtcacatggtggcattgccctatataactcgatgcccaccgctcagacggcattccagcgtgtcaacatcgaatggaagagaaggaagaaaacagcggagacaagccctgggctccgcggaggagccaggcagaagcggaaggcaccgcagaagcccggagggtggcgccctccggcggaagacagcccgtggccctcccccataagcaaggagcttcatggtgaagggggccccggcggaaaaCAGCAACGAAGCCCGCAGGTGGGTGGCGCCCTCCCtccggcagaaagcgacgaagtccgcggccctcccccataagcaaggagcttcatggtgaagggggccccggcagaaagcGGCGAAGTCCGGGGCCCCTCcccgaatgtaaaagagctttATGGGGTGAGGGGCCCCGGCGAAAGACGGCACAGAAGACCGGGGGGGTAGGTGCACCCCCCGACAGAAAGCAGCGAAGCCTGGGCGGtggaagacggcgaagcccggggcccaatggggtggtggtggggggccccggcagaagaccccctgctgactaataaattaatttataaatgtgtgtggtgtattatttttttacattttttttccccaggtgaatgggtaggggtacaatgtaccctatactcattcacatagggtggggggccggaatctgggggccaccttattaaagggggctctcagattctgataagccccccgcccgcataccccgacaaccaacggccagggttgtcgggaagaggctcttgtccctatcgacatggggacaagagtgctttggggtgggagggcagtgccccctccctcaAAGTACACACTCCCTCAtgtcgagggcatgcggtctggtacggctcaggaggggggggctgatcactcctccccacccccattcctgtccgggccagactgcgtacctgggatgagggtttggtctggatctgggggggggggccccacgctgttttttggcGTGGGTTCAACCCCTCACATTCCAGACCAAGCCaaggagcctaatgtacccctggagggggacccgcgccagtTTCTTGTTGAAATTtgccgcagagttcccctttatcccggtcctgtcagggggggaaatgcctgatcatctgttcatacaatgtatgaacagcgatctgtcacccccaccccccttacagttagaacacacccagggaacataattaacccctccctcgcccctagtgttaacccctttccttgccagtgacatttttatagtaagcaatgcctttttagaacattggtcgctagaaaaatgccaatggttccaaaaatgtgtccgccataatgtcgcagtactgataaaaatcgctgatcgccgccattactagtaaaaaaaaaacgatattaataaaaaagccataaaactataccctattttgtagacgctataacttttgcgcaaaccaatcaaacacttattgtgactttttggaaccaaaaatatgtcgaagaatacgtatcggcctaaactgagggaaaaaaaatattatttttagttaattttggtgatatttagcatagcaaacagtaaaaatgttttttttttaaatgtcgctctatttttgtttataccaaaaaaaagaaaaaacgcagaggtgatcaaataccacaaaaaaaaatctatttgtggggaaaaaaaaggacgcctattttgtttgggaaccacgtcgcacgaccgcgcaattgtcaggtaaaacaacgcagtgctgattcgcaaaaactggcccggtcattgaccagtaatatggtctggggctcaagtggttaaaaaataacaaaacactaaagttagcccaatttttggcgataatgtgaaagatgatgttacaccgagtaaatagataccttacatgtcacgctttactattgcaaacactcatggaatggggccaaacttcagtactttaaaatccccataggcgacggtttttgttttttttcaggttaccagtttatagtaacAGAGAAGGTCtaacgcgtcaatacctcacatgtgtggtttgaacggtgtttacatatgtgggcgggacttgcgtaagtcccgcccacatatgtaaacatcgtttaaaccacacatgtgaggtattgacgcgtgcgttagagcgagagcaatacttttagcactagacctcctctgtaattttaaactgttaacctgaaaaaaaattgtgcgtgttcgcttctgactgggagctactagggacaggggcattttaattattattattttttttgttatgtaataattcactaagacctccccttcaggctggaaagcatgatttcaagggaaaaaaaacacagctctcatgctttcagcagccattgcagctttgttcctgcatGTGAGCTGAACTGAgcctgctcagacacttagaaaatattttcctttatttttgagggtgaaaatcacttggatgtctctgagcatgctcatggagcgtgggtgggttagtaatttaaggacatccttaccaggtgtaagcacttacaagctcacccaagctagagactgaaatttgttcatgtgatttcaattgcttaattagcacacatgttataaaaagcgtggatagagcagtcctcagctgccctcagaggggcaggctggcaggaaTGTTtttgctaaacagaaatgtggtttGGAGCATGattattttgccaatgttttttgtttatttttaaatgatgttcactttgatgtatttgtctctgctgccttattttgaaaaaaaaatctgaagatgttgggacggttaacctatgtttattttgattttttgaaatgtatttttgtttgtgtgtgtgtgtgtgtgtgtgtgtgtgtgtgtgtgtgtgtgtgtgtgtttgtttgtcttttttgctttccttgttttgttgaccaataaaaattactttaaaattttgaagtttgatttttgttactttttcatgctacatattttgacagctgcagctgaaataggtttgggcctaacaaattaggtgtgatttttgtctaagcttctttcctggtgtgtaatcatgaaatgtttgccatgtttaatctcaaggaaattaaagacaaactggtaagtattttcttttttctgcagtggtcctcagccctcaagtacccccgacaggacatgttttgtggatttctcttatcaggaattgctgtccagactgtcttttaaagcacatgtgcaagatgaaggaaaacctgcaaacatggcctgttgggggggggggggggggtgttggtggacaggcttgaagtgctgatttacagcactgtgcttaaatctagcgcaaggcaatcctattctaattgtgggtgtttgagggaagccaagtgagtgttagagcccctgcttgtgttttttttgggttgagctttgtgtcccttttcttaaaattggcttcacttcctgtcacacagctgaacaggaagtgaggttaaaaccctaccaatgtcttttcttggggacacaggtcaatctaactagtgtccccatcaagcaaattgcactccagcactgctgtgtacatcccaaatcatgggtcttcaaactacggccctccagttgttcaggaactacaattcccatcatgcctagtcatgtctgaatgtcagtgcattacaaggcctcatgggatgtgtagttctacaacagctggagggccgtagtttgaggatccctgccccaaatgattatttcgtttggggtttagtaaaggcaaagccactctgcagtacaagcgtagtcgctgaaaatcagagaggaagcactgatggttttaacatccaatcctgtagaatcaaagttgttttgttttctttcttccttgctttgcacttgtagtgcaaagtggatttgcctttagtaaatggaccccaaagtc
This sequence is a window from Rana temporaria chromosome 10, aRanTem1.1, whole genome shotgun sequence. Protein-coding genes within it:
- the LOC120915535 gene encoding indolethylamine N-methyltransferase-like, producing the protein MEPGSHKLYHVHGFHSRNLLDTYCSSKPGMPFAHESFMYPMEKFHNAFCSGDFRGDVLIDISIGPMIHHLYAAQEYFRNIILLKPTEHCIVEVKKWTDSRTGAFDWSHTTTLATELAGKSDQCEEKEVRLRAAITHVVKFDLNKENLTDPIGLPQADCLLFWCIPEAISKDLEEFVRNFRKFSKLLKPGGRIMYYGGLNCTFYLVGGEKFHLVKYNESDLRSILSNEGFVITHLEVSQRKAVTDLSDFDSVVFCTAYKEQKI